Part of the Butyrivibrio proteoclasticus B316 genome, TGCTCGTTCGAAGAAATCTTTACCTTATTTGCTAAATAATCTGTCTCAAGCCAAACTGCTGCATCTACTGATCCATCAGCTAATCCGACCACCTTATCTTCTTTATCGTCATTAGTGCTGATGAGTTGCCTAAGGTAGTTTGCATATCCTTCTGTTTTTTCATCGCACACAATTATTAGTTTCTTTGTTTGTTTAATCATATTTATAGCCTTTCCTTGTCACATATCAGTTCCATTATAATTAATCAACAAATAATATTGTACATCTATATCATTAAACACAAAAATTTTATAATCTGTTCGATTGAAACATTTGTTCGGTAAGTGTATTATATGAAATACGCAAACAGTTGTTCGGAACATATATTCGATTTTTATTATGAGGAAATGCTATGGAAACAGATTATAAGATTATTGCAGTGGACTTTGATGGAACGCTTTGCTATAGCAACTGGCCGGATCTGGGTGCACCCAATAAGACACTAATAGAATATCTGATTAAAGAAAAAGCTGCCGGAAATAAGCTCATCCTCTGGACCTGCCGTGCGGGGCAGGCGCTGATGGATGCCACAAGATGGTGTGAGGACCACGGAGTGTCTTTTGATGCGGTCAATGACAATCTGCCTGAGATAGTAGAGCTTTATGGAAACAACAGCAGGAAGATCACCTGTGACCTGTATATTGACGACAGAAGTGTCTATATCGATGCTATGGGAAATCTCCAAGGAGCTGCATTATGAGTAGCTCTTCTCTTTCATCCCATCAGAGGAGCTACATGATCATAGACCTTAAGAGCTTCTATGCAAGCGTAGAGTGCGTAGACAGAGGGCTGGATCCAATGACTACTCTTCTTGCAGTTGCAGACAAGGAGCGCAGCAAGGGAACTATCTGTCTTGCCATCACGCCAGCAATGAAGGCCCTTGGTATCAAGAACCGCTGCAGGATCTACGAGATACCTACGCATCTTGACTACATAGTTGCTCCGCCCAGGATGCAGCGCTACATAGATGTCTCAGCCAGCATATACGGAATATATCTTAGTTACATTGCCAAGGAGGACATTCATGTATATTCCATAGATGAAGCTTTTCTTGATGTGACAGCGTACCTTGCTCTATATGGGTTATCGGCACACGAGCTTGCCCTTCGTATAATGGGTGACATCAGAAATAAGCTTGGACTCAGGGCTACCTGCGGCATTGGTACTAATCTGTATCTCGCCAAGGTAGCCCTTGATATCCTTGCCAAGCACTCTCCTGACTTCATTGCGGAGCTTGATGAAGACTCATTTAAGGAAAGGCTGTGGAAACACAGGCCACTTACTGACTTTTGGCGGATTGGTCCCGGCACACAGAGAAGGCTCAACTCCCTTGGTATGTACACCCAGGGGGATATAGCTCTTTTCCCTGAAAAGATGCTGTACAAGCAGTTCGGAGTCCTTGCAGAGTATCTCATAGACCATGCCTGGGGGCGCGAGTCGTGTACCATGCAGGACATCAAGAACTATCAGACAAGATCCAAGTCCCTGTCATGCGGTCAGGTCCTAATGCGTGATTATTCTTATGATGAGGCTCTTTTGATAGTAAAAGAGATGGCTGATGAACTGTCTTTAAATATGGTCGCAGCCCATGTAGTGAGTAACAATATATCTCTTTTCATAGGCTACAGTGCAGAAACTTTCCCGCCCACAGGAGCAAGTGCAACGCTGCAGGTGACTACCAATTCCTTCCGGATTCTGATGGATGCTTTTGTTCAGCTATATTTGAAGAGTACGCTCAGGAATGTTCCGATAAGACGGGTCAATGTCAGTGCTAACGCTATCCTTGATGAATGCTTTGAGCAGTACAGCTTTTTTGTTGATCCTACGGTGATGGAAAAAGACAGACAGATCATCCGGTCCGTCAACCAGATAAAAAACAGATATGGGAAAAATGCCATCGTTAAGGGAATGGACCTGCTTGAAGCCGGAAATACCATAGCCAAAAACAGCTTTATTGGCGGCCACAAAGCGTGAAACATCTGATACAGAGGAAAGGACAATGCCAAGAACGGACAGAGCAAGCCAGTTCATGCCCTTTGCAGCCCTAAAGGGCTTTGAAGAGGCATTAAGACTACAGGAACATATTGAAGTTGAAAAGATTCTTCTGACAGAGGAGTCCCTTGAGTACCTGGATTATCAGCTATCTCTGTTAAAGATAGGCGATATGGTCACTATCGTTTATTTTGATAATGGCGCCTATCTCACCAAAACAGGGCTTATCTCCAAGATCAAAAAAGATGCACGGTATCTTACTGTCGTAACTACTGACATAAGCTTTGATGATATCAGAGAAATCCAGGGAATATAGAAAGGTCAATTTATGGGAAAAATAAAAGATGAAGTTGATGTGATCTGTGAGCACAAGGCAGATGGCAGCATTATTCCAATGCGTTTGAGATTCATGGACGAAAATGGTGAATACGAAACCTATAATATCAAAGGATACCGGCAGGTAAAGGACAAAGGAACATTTACTACAGAGGATGGCGTCTATATTACAAGTAATACCTATTTATTTGAGTGTATGATCATAGCCATGAATACCAAACGTATCATCAGGTTATATTACGAGCCCTCAACAAAACCAAAATGGCGACTTGGAATATAATATATTGTTTTGCCACAATCATTCCTTGTTCGTATAAATATATAGAACATCAAAAATACAGCAGTCCAAGTAGCTTTCGCTTTACAAAAGACGAGCCGTATTAAAAACATAAACCAGCAAAGGTAGCGATGCTTTACCAATGCATAGGAAAAAAAGATACTTCAGGTAGCTTAAGCTTTACTAAAGGGTATCAAAAATACATCTACAGCCAATATGACGTATGTTTCATAAAGGCCAAGGGATTTTAGAGGCGGCCAGAGAGCCGCCTTTATTTTGTCATAAATTATTATGATCTTTTCTCTTTTCCTCTTCATACTGATTACTGGTCTAATATCTCCCCTATAGCTCCTCCGAGACAGCATAGGCCAATCCATTGTATTATTCAGTTACATTGATCAGGTTTCTGCCACACATAGGACAGTAATTTATTCCTCTGCGAAATTCCAACTGTTTAGCAGTTCCCCTATGTAAAACATGTACCGCAAGCTGCTTACTTTCAGGTTCAATGAGAACCCACATATTAATTTCTCCAGCAAGCCCCAAATCAATACTAGTGGCAATCATACATCCTTCATAGTACTCATCATGATCTTCGCAATATCTACACATATCATATCTCCTATCCCCTATGCCGCCTTACGCAGAATTATGAACAATAAAATGTACATTATTCTTCCCAGTAAAAAGGCAGATTTTATCTGGAAGTAAAGCTAGCTCAATCATATGGTTACCTTGAACCTTAGATTACATGCGGTTTCAAATTGTCTATATTTTTTGCTACTTCAAAACTGCGTTATATTCGCAAGAATCGTTTCTGTATCTATAATTCAGCTCCCACAGTCCAATGGAACGCCAATGGAACAGGTGATGCATAATAAGCTTTATATTTCTTTCAGATTCAATTTAGGTTTGGTTTAGGTTGAGATACTATCATTGCCTTATCAGGAACAGAAAACCTGATACCCCACACATACTTTTTCATATTCATAACACACAGGCTACCAATTGGATTAGCAGGGTAGCCTTCCTCCCTACAATCCAGCCAGGCACTGCCTGGCTTTTATTGACTCCGATTCGAGATTCAAACTCCATTTTGGCATGCCTGGTCCTCAAGAAACATGAAACCACCTTACGCATACGCTGGAACTCTGACATATGTTTCTATAAGCTTGTCAAAATAAGTCTTAGGCTGCTTCCTTCTACCGATATTCTTGTGTCTCCACAATCCAATCTTCCACTCATCATGTTCAACAATCTCAAGCACACAGTCGAGCATCAGACCAAACTGGCCATGAATATGGTATCCATCTTCGTATTTATGGGCATGATAAAGCCTGTAATAAGCTCCCATATCAACCACCTTCCAACAGTGAGTAGTGTTCTTTGATACTACTTCAAAGAAAGTCTCTCCATCTGTGGAACGGAAATCAAAGTAATCTGTCATTGATAAAAAATCATTAGCTGTAAACATAAAAACTCCTTGTAACAAAAAACAAACGTCAGTAACTAAAAGTGTTGGAAAGTAAATTATTGCGACCGCAATAACTACAGCTGTGAATGGCTGCGAGGGATAATATAACAGAATGAAAACCATTTGTAAATAGTTTTTTTGCGAAACAAAATTACGCCAACAAAAAAGTGGGCGATTGCGCTAGCCGCCCACTATCAGTCAATTTGCACTTGGTTTGAAGAACAAGCAACCACTGAAGTAGATACTACTTCTTCAGTGTATATACCGGATACTAGCACCAGTCATCCTGAGTTGCATAAGTGCCCTCAATAGTACCATTCTTGTTATACCAAGTGGTATTACCTTCCTCGTCATCATATCCTGCAAACACCGCGCCATCTGAACTATTTGTACATATGCGATCTGGCTCATCAAAATACTCATTATAAAAATCATTATCAAAAAAAGTAGTTGTCATATACTCTCTTCCTTCCTAAACAAAAACTCTTTATACCATCGAAATAAATGATCCAAGTGCAGATATTGCTGCCTTTCCAAACTTCCCAATACAAAATCCCGTTGCCACACCAGCCAAACCATACATAGCTTTTTCCCAGCCTGTTTTCTGCTTATGCTTCTCTTGATTAGCGTTTACACTTTTTTCGGATTTATTTTTATCCCCGGTTTCATTTTTCCCATCTGAATCTTTCTTTCTTTTTTGCTCTTGCAGGTAGCCATTAATAGCTTGGGCGTATACCTTTTCTGCAACACATTCGCATGGTTGTAACTCACCATTGTAGTTAATGTAACATACCCAAACGCTTTCTCCTTTTACCGACCTAAAACTATTATATTTGAATACGTCTGCACTAAGATTATGATCATTTGTAATCAATAATTGATGCGCCTCACGTCGGTTTTCAAAAATCAATTGATGAATGTCATAATCTCCAAACGCTTTTTCAAGTGCTTCCTCCGTAATTATCTCATGCTCTATATTAAAAAGATCAGGATTATTATGTAAGATTTCAATAGCATGCATGGCCTTATTACATTCATCGCTATCAGGAGAAAGAAGGCGACCTAATTCACAATAAACATCATGCGTAATAGTAATTTTACGATCATACATAATAAAAAGGTGTTTATAATTCTTTATCAATTTGTCTATCGCTGGATTCATTAGAGAACATGTATCAATATAAATTATGTTATTTACTCTAAGCATCTTTCTGACGTAACCTAGATTTCTTTGATCTGCCATACTGGATTCCTTTCCCAAACTACTTCTTACTTTTCTTTTGTTTCCTTCAAAAGTATCTTCAAAGTCGATTTTAGAGCTTTATTCTTCTTTTCAAGTTTATCAATATCTGCCTGCAAATTAGCTATTTCTTCTCGTTTTTTTTCAACTTCTTCTTTCTTTGCCTTAATTTTTACTGTATTTGAAGTTAAATGATTTTTAAAAATATCAATAAAATCTTGAATGTCATACCTTTGTATTTCAGAGGTGTTATCATTATTCTTCAGCACATCATTAATTATTTCTCCAACAACTACTGTTCCTATTCCTATCGCACTTAAAGCTGGACTAACCACTCCTCCACCTATTCCAGCACTAATTAGTGAAATTCCTGCAACACTTGCGTATTTTGGAGAAGCCTTTAAAAATTTCTCAAAATCACTTTCAGCTATTTCATTTCCTTCCTTATTCGAACTTTTCGTTGCTTTAAGCTTTTTTTCACGTATCCAACGTCTAACAGTTTCAGGATTTGTATGCAATAATTCTGCAATATCGTTTACAGTATAAGTTTTCATTTTTACACCTCCAGAAAAATTAATACCACATATTATTTGTTCCTGTCAATATTGTTGTAGTAAATATTGCTCATTTAATGTGGTATTAATTTGTTGTCCTATTGGGGGCAAAAAAACGACTACTAGAATCCAGTAAAATACTGACTTAGATCCTATTTCTTTTTATTTCAGCACTTTGGGCGTTGCCTGGGAAGGGTGTCGGGAAACGGGCGCGGCAATTATCCTTGTGATCTGCCGGGGTGTCGGGGGTGTCATGACTAGATTCGGGCGGCGCGCTAGAACTCCCCTTCTTGCGCCGCCCGTAAACTGGTCTGCAGGAGCGAACTAAATTCTCACGTTCTCGCGAGTGCAGACCAGTGCAGGCGTTAGGAATGGCGACTTTAATTCTCACGTGCCTTCGACATTCCTAACGC contains:
- a CDS encoding Y-family DNA polymerase yields the protein MSSSSLSSHQRSYMIIDLKSFYASVECVDRGLDPMTTLLAVADKERSKGTICLAITPAMKALGIKNRCRIYEIPTHLDYIVAPPRMQRYIDVSASIYGIYLSYIAKEDIHVYSIDEAFLDVTAYLALYGLSAHELALRIMGDIRNKLGLRATCGIGTNLYLAKVALDILAKHSPDFIAELDEDSFKERLWKHRPLTDFWRIGPGTQRRLNSLGMYTQGDIALFPEKMLYKQFGVLAEYLIDHAWGRESCTMQDIKNYQTRSKSLSCGQVLMRDYSYDEALLIVKEMADELSLNMVAAHVVSNNISLFIGYSAETFPPTGASATLQVTTNSFRILMDAFVQLYLKSTLRNVPIRRVNVSANAILDECFEQYSFFVDPTVMEKDRQIIRSVNQIKNRYGKNAIVKGMDLLEAGNTIAKNSFIGGHKA
- a CDS encoding YolD-like family protein, producing the protein MPRTDRASQFMPFAALKGFEEALRLQEHIEVEKILLTEESLEYLDYQLSLLKIGDMVTIVYFDNGAYLTKTGLISKIKKDARYLTVVTTDISFDDIREIQGI
- a CDS encoding PIN domain-containing protein, which encodes MADQRNLGYVRKMLRVNNIIYIDTCSLMNPAIDKLIKNYKHLFIMYDRKITITHDVYCELGRLLSPDSDECNKAMHAIEILHNNPDLFNIEHEIITEEALEKAFGDYDIHQLIFENRREAHQLLITNDHNLSADVFKYNSFRSVKGESVWVCYINYNGELQPCECVAEKVYAQAINGYLQEQKRKKDSDGKNETGDKNKSEKSVNANQEKHKQKTGWEKAMYGLAGVATGFCIGKFGKAAISALGSFISMV
- a CDS encoding helix-turn-helix domain-containing protein, which produces MKTYTVNDIAELLHTNPETVRRWIREKKLKATKSSNKEGNEIAESDFEKFLKASPKYASVAGISLISAGIGGGVVSPALSAIGIGTVVVGEIINDVLKNNDNTSEIQRYDIQDFIDIFKNHLTSNTVKIKAKKEEVEKKREEIANLQADIDKLEKKNKALKSTLKILLKETKEK